In Plasmodium reichenowi strain SY57 chromosome 5, whole genome shotgun sequence, the following proteins share a genomic window:
- a CDS encoding guanidine nucleotide exchange factor — MYEQDDEDKDIHKYIFPFFPKISTGLDHYACVAYYKNKPSIFTWGGNSCNQLGLGINNRFVNNPTVVSFFDSFIVASVCCTNYATFVLVKKNVNDIGCSVYSFGKGNNGLLGYKKKRELLNILEHEEKKKTQKVKEQMLQKVNDPLNQMVLDAFGIKKKEKKKKKXXXXXXXXXXXXXXXXNINNEKKNNINNEKKNNINNEKKKKNDINGHDAKYVQNKEFTYNEHNFKNDIGLPSDDDIYDEYNISGDESLLNFEADNISSIQNDDINMDEDVHNKIVNDYTNEDTQWDINQTIDKYSNHNDYDDEKKKEKMNIYKNKEKLYSNIKENDNKHDWFTPFPMKIIFPKKNTKIKFISCGDMHTLAICTGGVLYSWGYNNFGCIGNGTNQNVYEPTPIFLEPHSVYNNDYDDNNNNNNSTYNFHKNQDSIKWDKEKNVVIHCSAGSKHSVACNIHGHIYSWGYGGNGRLGLGNIKSYNKPQLIKGLRNKTILYVCAGTSHSGCIDSNYNVYTWGNGKFYKLGHGYDDIDIYYPKLVECLNHNKKICMLSFGCFNSLALNVKGDVYVWGTFNITNNYVNYYISKLPKQINTNYKCISIYASTYVCFGITLVGDLISFGNYKNYSYEKEISDNDSDEDLIKYLINKEVEEQHYSVDNKSVHTNKNNIISSYIVKKKDEHFDIHYIKEMRGKMYIKDIVTHFYNLDTMTYYMNKINKHIDYLTLNNNDNYYMYDNIYGSHGNIFEKNKLVLPSKVKIIDGSDHFSVFLLESGKVYTAGYNKNGELGNGEFNLKKKFGVPVLLNICVNKIIKIACGYNYVLCLSDMGLVYGWGKNDKSQLGIGVIKDFYEPVHVKNLTNVINIFAGYDHSACIINKLLDKDNMNDVNNVNNVNNVNGVNNVNNMNGVNYVYKLNNSNDGNNYSADECGDLYIWGNAESGKVGLGGDYIQGCILLPRKINIINKIYKCSLGNSHSLFLTNTNELYVCGSNNNGRLGLFEKSKMVCNIVSVPTKVILHNNIYIKDILAGNTYSIILSVDGFIYIFGELIKGSNNNNNSNNMSCEVISLYNEITNVKYMNGKYEHVFFLTYDNKLYGIGNNNNCQILCDNEKENNYIKRPKLITYFLKENNKIIESIFSFHNVTFIQFNNSEIFAWGYTNNYHLCIGIPNNKKYLKHPTKIIKTWLTYDQKDLDYNSNCSDIELNEYNTTNNNMYYNNYIIKYINEINLVKKNINRRQLFQNDYIYFGYYEEEIEKFIYNIVIMNNTINWCHLQNLLKKEEYNNNIEYIKNFEKDIIDLYSKHIDVLLNLNIYEKQFNYLYLNYQNFILSNIANMKEQHLPNILYSSSTFIFDQNRIKLEHFIYIIQQQPIYLIILCLIHNYKNVRNLKQLLYGRKMSYNSNKNTTHIYDNNNNNINQQDIKNNYNIINSNYINHTYNYEQNDALKKDNPKDIQNKYSFYKNSSNVLCSFIFDLYADFRNERVRTIFTIFLMKLGIEEIKNSLNVHSIFNIDTSIFFTLIQMLFFKKEILINFAHCLINLDNPNSFVTLLNQLSRKVTKQNIPVNQQGVSYAKNMQHTKHLQTNTAMYGSAHHRENSSIKDMYNDHMVVDKNIHAKNSTYMDLQKGGPNKKKKKKKKKKNNNNNNNDGGDDIKRSVNKRNKKENVKREPNITSFIDNLNDDEKDKEFLNFIKGKTQNEPDKKRLFVNEISCYKSPVPYNIPNINMEHENMYTNNISQEIQNDNLDNNDNYVEINFVCIFEELCKIFLNIKFPDMFKIIIKELFKYFIIYEKNINDEINQTNKIYFYQNHHTIYIPFFKLIVMAIINPILKNMENIAHKFSYPNIFPHILNIRNKICDFIEILYLNKYESLNIYNLNINIISIKYIFEHTFISLTNVINNICNTHHDIYVDAYTNLFDYHLNRNSYYVQLKLFQVCHIFNLFFRFQNYLMLSFNDPVIDIVNFFYTYKNNIPVQKHKHTLNNSMVGTNKMDIQKAREHQLNIKGLGKEMGNIQRPKGVSTFVTHEDNKKINSNEGNESLLRKEKNDNLNDRFGMKKGDNTSVNNNTTWNNTITWNNTITWNNNMNGNTNEPNGFNIPNTIKINSNDNKMRKKMKRLIFSEDDIEFFIKCKLIYNIKLDIRFLLKEKNMSICEFTKIPMPQYICYRKQTLIENNEYLFSIIHKYNYEKNNIYIISECLKNCPILEHCTDTNNLILKLKSLKMNYMSLQDQRENNLIHLINKTIDIFLSDEMAYVEFLDEFPANLSIYKFKDDKILQKSKMEQIYFDMLQNIYDKNSFFQVKWRNIALQISLNILRKKKHMNYLKKLYEKQEHIEDLIINYQHKMKKDIVTLKNAIIFVSKLYIEKPILVHSSYFKKNLFFLELKKKKHINRTFKLPYYSSTVHIYQIKDLINNQILSNIHQTLYTLVNYLTIEIFFDLNNIIKFSLILTKNQNKNIINEHTFTGSEIYSMYNSSPYILYPFFKYSKTYLCSITGLHFMHLLHNFVIDLY; from the coding sequence atgTATGAACAAgatgatgaagataaagatattcataagtatatttttcctttttttccCAAAATAAGTACCGGCTTAGATCATTATGCGTGTGTTGcttattataaaaataaaccAAGCATATTTACTTGGGGAGGAAATAGTTGTAATCAATTAGGGTTAGGTATAAATAATAGATTTGTAAATAATCCTACTGTCGTTTCTTTTTTTGATAGTTTCATAGTAGCTTCTGTATGTTGTACAAACTATGCAACTTTTGTTTTGGTAAAGAAAAATGTTAATGATATTGGTTGTTCAGTCTACTCTTTTGGTAAGGGAAATAATGGTTTGTTAGgttataagaaaaaaagagaattacttaatattttggaacatgaagaaaaaaaaaagacaCAAAAAGTGAAAGAGCAGATGTTACAAAAGGTAAACGATCCACTTAATCAAATGGTGTTGGATGCATTtggaataaaaaaaaaagaaaaaaaaaaaaaaaaaNNNNNNNNNNNNNNNNNNNNNNNNNNNNNNNNNNNNNNNNNNNNNNNtaatataaataatgaaaaaaaaaataatataaataatgaaaaaaaaaataatataaataatgaaaaaaaaaaaaaaaatgatataaatgGACATGATGCAAAATATGtacaaaataaagaatttaCTTACAACGAACATAATTTTAAGAACGATATAGGTCTCCCAAGCGACGACGATATTTATGATGAGTACAACATTTCTGGTGACGAAAGTCTTTTAAACTTTGAGGCAGATAATATTTCAAGTATACAAAATGATGACATAAATATGGATGAAGATGTACACAATAAAATTGTTAATGACTATACTAATGAAGACACACAATGGGATATTAATCAAACTATCGATAAATATAGTAATCATAATgattatgatgatgaaaagaaaaaggaaaaaatgaatatatataaaaataaagaaaaattatattcaaatataaaagaaaatgataataaacATGACTGGTTTACTCCATTCCctatgaaaataattttccctaaaaaaaatacaaaaataaaatttatttcttGTGGTGATATGCATACATTAGCTATCTGTACAGGTGGTGTTTTATATTCCTGGGGTTATAACAATTTCGGTTGTATAGGAAATGGGACAAATCAAAATGTATATGAACCAACACCTATATTTTTAGAGCCTCATTCggtttataataatgattatgatgataataataataataataatagtacATACAACTTTCATAAAAACCAAGATTCTATAAAGTGggataaagaaaaaaatgtagTCATACATTGCTCAGCAGGAAGTAAGCATAGTGTTGCTTGTAACATACACGGACATATTTATAGTTGGGGATATGGAGGTAATGGTAGATTAGGTCTTGggaatataaaaagttaTAATAAGCCCCAATTAATTAAAGGATTAAGAAATAAAACAATTCTTTATGTATGTGCAGGTACATCCCATTCAGGATGTATAGATTCtaattataatgtatatacCTGGGGAAATGGgaaattttataaattagGTCATGGTTATGAtgatatagatatatattatcctAAATTAGTAGAATGTTtaaatcataataaaaaaatatgtatgttAAGTTTTGGTTGTTTTAATTCTTTAGCATTAAATGTTAAAGGAGATGTATATGTATGGGGtacatttaatataacaaataattatgtaaattattatatttctaaaTTACCTAAGCAAATTAatacaaattataaatgtatatcTATATATGCTTCTACATATGTTTGCTTTGGTATTACGTTAGTAGGTGATTTAATTAGTTTTGGGAATTATAAAAACTATtcatatgaaaaagaaataagTGATAATGATTCAGATGAagatttaataaaatatttaataaataaagaagtCGAAGAACAACATTATAGTGTGGATAATAAAAGTGTTCACACAAATAAGAATAACATaatatcatcatatattgtaaaaaagaaggatgaacattttgatatacattatataaaagaaatgagaggaaaaatgtatataaaagatattgtaacacatttttataatttagATACCATGACgtattatatgaataagATAAACAAGCACATTGACTATCTTAccttaaataataatgataattacTATATGTAcgataatatatatggttCCCATGGGAACATTTTTGAAAAGAACAAACTTGTCTTGCCGTCTAAAGTTAAAATAATAGATGGAAGTGATCATTTTAgtgtatttttattagaAAGCGGGAAAGTATATACTGCTggatataataagaatGGAGAATTGGGGAATGGagaatttaatttaaagaaaaaatttgGAGTGCCTGTATTATTAAACATATGTGTAAAcaagataataaaaattgcATGTggatataattatgtattatGTTTAAGTGATATGGGTTTAGTATATGGTTGGGGAAAAAATGATAAGAGCCAATTAGGGATTGGGGTAATAAAAGATTTTTATGAACCTGTGCATGTGAAGAATTTGACAAATgtgataaatatatttgcTGGATATGACCATAGTGCGTGTATTATAAATAAGTTATTAGATAAGGATAACATGAATGATGTGaataatgtgaataatgtgaataatGTGAATGGTGTGaataatgtgaataatatgaatggtgtaaattatgtatataaattgAACAATTCAAATGATGGTAACAATTATAGTGCAGACGAATGTGgagatttatatatttggGGTAATGCCGAAAGCGGAAAGGTCGGGTTAGGTGGTGATTATATCCAAGgatgtatattattacctagaaaaattaatataataaataaaatatataaatgttcTTTAGGTAATAGTCATAGTTTATTTTTAACGAATACTAACGAATTATATGTTTGTGgaagtaataataatggtaGGTTAGgtttatttgaaaaatcTAAAATGGTTTGTAATATTGTTAGTGTACCTACTAAAgttatattacataataatatatatataaaggaTATTTTAGCAGGTAATACATATagtataatattatctGTTGATGggtttatatatatatttggaGAACTCATAAAAGGTAgtaataacaataataatagtaataatatgtcATGTGAAGTCATaagtttatataatgaaattactaatgttaaatatatgaatggtaaatatgaacatgttttttttcttacatatgataataaattatatggtataggtaataataataattgtcaaatattatgtgataatgaaaaagagaataattatataaaaagacctaaattaataacatattttttaaaagaaaataataaaataattgaatcgattttttcttttcataaTGTTACATTTATTCAGTTTAATAATTCGGAAATATTTGCATGGGGTTATActaataattatcatttatGTATAGGAATAcctaataataaaaaatatttaaaacatcctacaaaaattataaaaacatgGTTAACATATGATCAGAAAGATTTAGATTATAATTCAAATTGTAGTGATATTGAATtgaatgaatataatactacaaataataatatgtattataataattatataataaaatatattaatgaaattaatcttgttaaaaaaaatataaatagaaGACAACTCTTTcaaaatgattatatttattttggatattatgaagaagaaattgaaaaatttatatataatatagtaataatgaataataCTATAAATTGGTGTCATTtacaaaatttattaaaaaaagaagaatataataataatattgaatatatcaaaaattttgaaaaagatataattGATTTATATTCTAAACATATAGatgttttattaaatctaaatatatatgaaaaacaatttaattatttatatcttaattatcaaaattttatattatctaatATTGCTAATATGAAAGAACAACATCTAccaaatattttatattcttcctcaacttttatatttgatcaaaatagaataaaattagaacatttcatatatataattcaacAACAGCCAATTTAtctaataattttatgtttaatacataattataaaaatgttagAAATCTAAAACAACTCTTGTATGGGAGGAAAATGTCCTACAATtctaataaaaatacaactcatatttatgataataataataataatataaatcaacaagatataaaaaataattataatattatcaactcaaattatattaatcatacatataattatgaacaaaatgatgctttaaaaaaagataatccaaaagatatacaaaataaatattccttttataaaaatagttCAAATGTTTTAtgttcttttatttttgatttatatGCTGATTTTAGAAATGAAAGAGTTCGAACTATTTTTACCATTTTCTTAATGAAATTAGGTATAGAAGAAATCAAGAATTCTTTAAACGTTCAttctatatttaatattgacacatccatattttttactCTTATACAAATGCTTTTCTTCAAAAAAGAGATTCTAATAAATTTTGCTCATTGTTTAATCAACTTGGATAATCCCAATTCTTTTGTTACTTTATTAAACCAATTATCAAGAAAAGTTACAAAACAAAACATTCCCGTTAACCAACAAGGTGTTTCTTATGCAAAAAATATGCAGCATACAAAACATCTACAAACGAATACTGCTATGTATGGTTCTGCTCACCACAGGGAAAATTCATCAATAAAAGATATGTATAATGATCACATGGTAgtagataaaaatattcatgCGAAGAACTCAACTTATATGGATCTCCAAAAGGGTGGACcgaataaaaaaaaaaaaaaaaaaaaaaaaaaaaaaaataataataataataataatgatggtGGTGATGATATAAAACGTTCTGTGAACAAacgaaataaaaaagaaaatgtaaAACGTGAACCTAATATTACCTCCTTTATAGATAACCtaaatgatgatgaaaaagataaagaatttttaaattttattaaaggGAAAACGCAAAATGAACCagataaaaaaagattatTTGTTAATGAAATATCATGTTATAAATCACCCGTACCATATAATATTCctaatataaatatggaacatgaaaatatgtatactaataatatatcacaagaaatacaaaatgataatttagataataatgataattatgTGGAAATAAATTTTGTGTGTATTTTTGAAGAACtttgtaaaatatttttgaatataaaatttccagatatgtttaaaattattatcaaagaattatttaaatattttattatttatgaaaaaaatattaatgatgaaattaatcaaacaaataaaatatacttTTATCAAAACCATcatacaatatatatacccTTTTTTAAACTTATAGTTATGGCTATCATAAATCcaatattaaaaaatatggaaaatattGCACACAAATTTTCTTACCCAAATATATTTCcacatattttaaatatacgTAATAAAATTTGTGATTTCATagaaattttatatttaaataaatatgaatcattaaatatatataatctaaatataaatatcatatctattaaatacatatttgaACATACTTTTATATCCTTAACTAatgttattaataatatttgtaatacTCATCATGATATTTATGTAGATGCATATACAAATCTATTTgattatcatttaaataGAAACTCTTATTATGTACAATTAAAGCTTTTCCAGGTGtgtcatatttttaatttattctTCAGAtttcaaaattatttaatgcTTTCTTTTAATGACCCTGTAATAGATATAGTTAATTTTTTCTACACATACAAAAATAACATACCCGTCCAAAAACATAAACATACTCTCAACAATTCGATGGTGGGCACAAACAAAATGGATATACAAAAAGCAAGGGAGCACCAGCTAAATATAAAAGGTTTGGGAAAGGAGATGGGAAATATTCAAAGACCAAAAGGTGTTTCTACATTTGTTACAcatgaagataataaaaaaattaactCTAATGAGGGAAACGAGTCGCTTCTACGtaaggaaaaaaatgataacTTAAATGATCGTTTTGGAATGAAAAAGGGGGATAATACGAGtgtgaataataatacGACTTGGAATAATACTATAACTTGGAATAATACTATAACTtggaataataatatgaatggAAATACCAACGAACCTAACGGTTTTAATATTCCGAATACTATAAAAATCAATAGTAACGATAATAAGATgaggaaaaaaatgaagagGTTAATTTTTAGTGAAGATGATattgaattttttataaaatgtaaattAATTTACAATATTAAGCTAGATATTCGATTTTTGttaaaggaaaaaaatatgagTATTTGTGAATTCACAAAAATTCCTATGCCtcaatatatttgttaCCGTAAACAAACTttaatagaaaataatgagtatttattttctattatacataaatataattatgagaaaaataatatttatataatatctgaatgtttaaaaaattgtCCTATTTTGGAACATTGTACAGATACAAATAACctaatattaaaattaaaatcattaaaaatgaattacATGTCTTTACAAGATCAAAgagaaaataatttaattcatttaattaataaaactattgatatatttttatctgATGAAATGGCTTATGTCGAATTTTTAGATGAATTCCCAGCTAATTTgtctatatataaatttaaagaTGATAAGATATTGCAAAAATCAAAAATGGAAcaaatttattttgatatgttacaaaatatatatgataaaaattcattttttcaaGTTAAATGGAGAAATATTGCCTTACAAATTTCactaaatatattaagaaaaaaaaaacatatgaattatttaaaaaaattatatgaaaaacaAGAACATATAGAAGATCTTATCATAAATTATCAAcacaaaatgaaaaaagatattgtcactttaaaaaatgctattatttttgtatcgaaattatatattgaGAAACCTATATTGGTACATTCctcatattttaaaaaaaatcttttttttcttgaattaaaaaagaaaaaacatattaacagaacatttaaattaccatattattcatcgacagtacatatatatcaaatcAAAGATCTAATCAATAATCAAATTCTCTCAAATATACATCAAACCTTATATACACTTGTTAATTATCTAACTattgaaattttttttgatttgaataatattattaaattcagtttaatattaacaaaaaatcaaaataaaaatataatcaaTGAACATACATTTACAGGTTCAGAAATTTATTCTATGTATAATTCCTCAccttatatattatatcctttttttaaatatagTAAAACTTATTTGTGCTCAATTACGGGTTTGCATTTTATGCATTTGCTTCACAATTTTGTGATAGATTTATACTGa
- a CDS encoding hypothetical protein (conserved Plasmodium protein, unknown function), with product MPSKSGRVRMPADNRLPVSASLKTSEIWKNSVGYDPYASYEEINKKKEKKDEEINEKAKNLFNLSRLTGNTSTTIPGACTVCNHIGHLPYQCRNFLSLEKFDINNNMNNNEEDDIKERKNLGLMSSDEEGDSDSHSDSHSDSHSDSHSDSHSDSHSDSHSDRHSDSHSNSHSDYSYKKKKHSHHHSKYKKKHSHHRSKNKKKHSHHHSKKKKKHSNDYSKRKKEKHISNDTHKSDEKHRKYINSKKKKNKKEK from the coding sequence atgCCCAGCAAAAGTGGACGAGTAAGAATGCCAGCAGATAACAGACTGCCTGTTTCAGCATCCTTAAAAACATCAGAAATATGGAAGAATTCAGTGGGATATGATCCATATGCATCTTATGAAgagataaataaaaagaaagaaaagaaagatGAAGAAATTAATGAGAAGGCAAAGAATTTATTTAATCTTTCTAGATTAACAGGAAATACATCCACAACAATTCCAGGTGCATGTACTGTGTGTAATCATATAGGACATTTGCCTTACCAATGTAGAAATTTTTTAAGTTTAGAAAAATttgatattaataataatatgaacaataatGAAGAGGATGATATAAAGGAAAGGAAAAATCTGGGACTTATGAGTAGTGACGAGGAGGGAGATAGTGATAGTCATAGTGATAGCCATAGTGATAGCCATAGTGATAGTCATAGTGATAGTCATAGTGATAGTCATAGTGACAGTCATAGTGATCGTCATAGTGATAGTCATAGTAATAGTCATAGTGATTATTcatataagaaaaaaaaacattcGCATCATcattcaaaatataaaaaaaaacattcACATCATCgttcaaaaaataaaaaaaaacattcTCATCAtcattcaaaaaaaaaaaaaaaacattctaatgattattcaaaaagaaaaaaagaaaaacacATATCGAATGACACACATAAAAGTGATGAAAAACATCgcaaatatataaattccaaaaaaaaaaaaaataaaaaagaaaaa